The genomic interval GCTGGGCTTTTCCCTGATCCTGCTAGGGTTGCACGGGTTCAGTCCGGCAACCGCTATGACCCAAGCGATCGCTCAACCTGTTCCACACCCCACACCCCACACCCCACACCCCACGCCCCAAGTTTCCTCCGGCAACCAAGTTATTCTCAATGGGCGTTCCTTCCAGGCAGATTGGAGCCAATGGCAAACAGAAAGTAATGGAATCCGTATCGGCATTAGCGATGCAGGTTTAATCCAAACGACTGGTTTTGAGCTACTCAACACAGAGGACTCGACAAAACAGCCCATTCAGTGGTTCTCTGATCCTGCGACCAATCCCCTCAGTCTCCCCACCCGTCTTGCAGGTTCCTGTTCGCTATCTGGACATGAGTGATTTTGCTCAGCAGGTTGGCTGGCAAATACAGGCGGCAGGCAATATCCTACAGATCACCTCCTCAGTAGCTAAAGTGCTGGCAGTTCGGCAGGCAAAACAACCCTGGGGCGATCGCCTGGTGATTCAGCTAGATAATCCCACGACCTGGCAGGTAGATCAAACGAGCCAGGAATTTACCCTCACCCTGGATGCTCAAACCGAGCCTACCCTGCTGGAAACGTTCAAGCCTAATCTCAGCGATCAAGTCAGTTCGCTGCAAATGGAACCCGCCGGTAATCAGACCCGCCTCCGATTGGGGCTTCCCCTCAGCTTTCGCCCGCGCATCTGGAGTTTACCCAACCCCAACCGCCTGATTGTCGATATTCGTCCCGCTACATTCGTAGACCGAAATATTCTTTGGGCTAAGGGGCTACGCTGGCGTGGGCAAACTGTGAGCCTGGGGGCAAATCAATTTCCCGTAATCTGGTTGGAAATCAATCCCCGCCAGGTTGGAGTTCATTTCGCCCCCATCCTACCCCATTCCGATACGGTTGCAGGTATTTCTCCTCTGGCTCAAACAGCCCGTTTGGCTGAAGCAGTCGCCGCCATCAATGGAGGCTTTTTTAACCGCAACAATCAACTGCCGCTTGGTGCCATCCGACGAGCAAGTCGCTGGCTTTCTGGTCCCATCCTGAACCGGGGCGCGATCGCCTGGAATGATGCAGGTAATTTGTTTTTCGATCGCCTCACACTTCAAGAAACCCTGGTTACCCCAACCGGGCAGCGCCTACCCCTGACCCATCTCAATAGCGGCTACATTCAGGCTGGAATAGCCCGTTATACGCCCGACTGGGGGTCTAACTACACTCCGCTTTCAAATAACGAAATTCTCGTTACCGTACAAAACAATCGGGTAAGCAATCAACAGATCAACGCGACTGCTGGTAGTAACACCTTCCCAATTCCCACGGATGGTTATCTACTAGTTCTGAGGTCGAATAAAAGTGTGGCAACGGCTTTGACTGTAGGCACATTATTACGCCTCGAAAGCATCACAAATCCACCAGAGTTTAGTCAGTATCCACAGATTATTGCTGGAGGTCCACTTCTGGTAAAAAATCGTCAGATAGTTCTAGATACCGAAGCAGAGAAATTTAGTAAAGCCTTTGCGATCGAACAGGCAAGCCGTAGTGCGATTGGACAAACATCGGAGGGAAATCTACTCCTCGTCGCAGTTCACAATCGCCTGGACGGAACAGGGGTTACCCTACCTGAAACGGCCCAACTGATGCAGCAACTCGGTGCCATCAATGCCCTTAATCTAGATGGAGGAAGTTCAACCACACTCTACCTGGGAGGACAAATCCTCGATCGCCCTGCTCGAAGCACAGCCCGTGTAAACAATGGCATAGGCATCTTTATCCAACCGCGTCCCGAATAAACTGAAATTTAAAGCTGACTTAAAATCAACGAACCCTGAATGAAGACTTAATGTGAATTCGTACAGTTAATCACCCAAAACGGAACAAGCTGGAGCGGATTTGCTATGTTTAGCTTTGTCAGCAACGCTTTGCGTAATTTCTCTGATGTCCAAACGCTGTCCTGTTCCAAGTTGAAGACCTGACTTCGGAACTTAAGCAGACCATGCCAAGTCCTTAACGGGAAGACCTGGACTAAACTGACGGGAAATATCTCATTCATCCAAAGCAGTCAACTGGCATAGGTCTTTCTAGTCAAATCGTTACCATTCTCAAAGCAGCATCCAAGGAGATACAACCGTGGTTCAATCCAAAGAAACTCAACAGGCTCCTACACTTACCTTGCCGGTCACCCCCAGTCAAAGGTTAGTGGCTGCGACAGAACTACGCCCTTGGGGTTCTTTCACAATTTTAGAAGAAGGACGGGGCTATAAGATTAAGCGGATTGAAGTAAAGCCAGGTCATCGGCTCAGCCTGCAAATGCATCATCATCGCAGTGAACACTGGATTATCGTTGCAGGTACAGCTAAGGTCACCTGTGGGGACAAAGAAAGCATTTTGAGCAGCAACCAATCTACCTACGTGCCCCAATGTACAGCCCACCGGCTGGAGAATCCAGGTGTTATTCCCCTGGTTCTCATCGAGGTTCAAAATGGAGAATATTTAGGAGAAGATGATATTGTCCGCTTCCAGGATGACTACGAACGGGCACGTTAATTTCCTTGAATTGATCCCCCATCCCCTTAATAACCAGGTTTCTTTAAGAAGAAATGCCCTGAACCCAGGATAGCTCTTCTAGAAACCTGGTTTTCCAATTGATGGGTCCCGAGATCGCCATACCGTATATAGAGCGTTATGCCAGATAATTAGAACAGTTGGTAGAAGGTAACCCCCAGTTACACCAGTCGTTTTCGATCGACCACTGACCATCCACCAGCCATCGGATGCGATAAAAGCCACCCCTAAAAAGCTAAAATAAATCGAGATTGACGCGAGCCTGAAGATGATTCATCTGAGTGATTCTGCCAAGAACGAAATTCTTCGCCTCAAGGCAAGACACCGTAATCCTGAACTACTCTTTCGCCTTAGTGTTCAGCCCATTGGTTGCCTGGAGTTATCTTACACAATGGAATTTGACGGAACTTCCCAGCCAGGTGACCAGATCCACCATTGCAATGGAGTTCCAGTGGTTATCGATCCCAAGAGCTTCCCCTACATCAACGGACTAGCTCTGGATTATTCCGAAGATCTCATGGGCGGAGGGTTT from Kovacikia minuta CCNUW1 carries:
- a CDS encoding phosphomannose isomerase type II C-terminal cupin domain: MPVTPSQRLVAATELRPWGSFTILEEGRGYKIKRIEVKPGHRLSLQMHHHRSEHWIIVAGTAKVTCGDKESILSSNQSTYVPQCTAHRLENPGVIPLVLIEVQNGEYLGEDDIVRFQDDYERAR
- a CDS encoding HesB/IscA family protein, which codes for MIHLSDSAKNEILRLKARHRNPELLFRLSVQPIGCLELSYTMEFDGTSQPGDQIHHCNGVPVVIDPKSFPYINGLALDYSEDLMGGGFRFRNPNATQSCSCGNSFDIDR
- a CDS encoding phosphodiester glycosidase family protein — its product is MSDFAQQVGWQIQAAGNILQITSSVAKVLAVRQAKQPWGDRLVIQLDNPTTWQVDQTSQEFTLTLDAQTEPTLLETFKPNLSDQVSSLQMEPAGNQTRLRLGLPLSFRPRIWSLPNPNRLIVDIRPATFVDRNILWAKGLRWRGQTVSLGANQFPVIWLEINPRQVGVHFAPILPHSDTVAGISPLAQTARLAEAVAAINGGFFNRNNQLPLGAIRRASRWLSGPILNRGAIAWNDAGNLFFDRLTLQETLVTPTGQRLPLTHLNSGYIQAGIARYTPDWGSNYTPLSNNEILVTVQNNRVSNQQINATAGSNTFPIPTDGYLLVLRSNKSVATALTVGTLLRLESITNPPEFSQYPQIIAGGPLLVKNRQIVLDTEAEKFSKAFAIEQASRSAIGQTSEGNLLLVAVHNRLDGTGVTLPETAQLMQQLGAINALNLDGGSSTTLYLGGQILDRPARSTARVNNGIGIFIQPRPE